One segment of Pleomorphomonas sp. PLEO DNA contains the following:
- a CDS encoding glycoside hydrolase family 130 protein — MDNRTVQSELSLVLGDFENRHREVRRFFEERYAGIAADMGLVEPLRDAERLLIGAYFCHEYSFQAAALMNPSVVPHPDQSGLEPGEIRFLLSLRAVGEGHISSITFREGVLSDQGELRLAEESHLTVASRPEIGEEGHVWLVRDGEGPLDETVLLPATSAQRNGLEDLRLVYFDDPDEGRLWYGTYTAFSGTSIASEMLMTRDFRRFELRPLSGPAARNKGMALFPRKIGGSYAMLGRQDNENLFLIRSDDLFHWEEGERIAGPVYPWELIQIGNCGSPIELDEGWLVLTHGVGPMRKYAIGAFLLDREEPTRVIGRSRVPLLSPSDAEREGYVPNVVYTCGALAHAGRLFIPYGIADSAVGFASIEIEELLSSLS, encoded by the coding sequence ATGGACAACCGCACCGTACAATCAGAGCTTTCGCTCGTTCTGGGTGACTTCGAAAATCGTCATCGCGAAGTCCGCCGCTTCTTTGAAGAGCGCTATGCGGGTATCGCCGCCGACATGGGCCTCGTCGAACCGTTGCGGGACGCCGAGCGTTTGCTGATTGGCGCCTATTTCTGCCATGAATACTCGTTCCAGGCGGCGGCGCTGATGAACCCCAGCGTCGTCCCTCATCCGGACCAATCTGGTCTCGAGCCCGGTGAAATCCGTTTTCTGCTTTCGCTCAGAGCTGTCGGCGAGGGCCATATCTCTTCAATCACCTTCCGCGAAGGTGTGCTGTCCGACCAGGGCGAACTACGGCTAGCCGAGGAGAGCCATTTGACCGTCGCTTCCCGGCCAGAGATCGGCGAAGAGGGCCATGTCTGGCTTGTTCGTGACGGTGAAGGGCCACTCGACGAGACGGTGTTGCTGCCAGCCACGTCGGCGCAGCGTAACGGTCTTGAAGATCTGCGACTCGTCTATTTCGACGACCCTGACGAGGGACGTCTTTGGTACGGCACCTACACGGCGTTCAGCGGCACATCGATCGCGTCGGAAATGTTGATGACCCGAGACTTCCGCCGCTTCGAACTACGGCCCTTGTCGGGGCCGGCGGCCCGCAACAAGGGCATGGCCCTGTTTCCGCGCAAGATCGGCGGCAGCTATGCCATGCTGGGCAGGCAGGATAACGAAAACCTGTTCCTGATCCGCTCCGATGATCTCTTCCATTGGGAAGAAGGCGAGCGTATCGCCGGACCAGTTTACCCCTGGGAGCTCATTCAGATTGGCAATTGCGGATCACCGATCGAACTCGACGAGGGCTGGCTCGTGCTGACCCATGGTGTTGGTCCGATGCGCAAATATGCCATCGGCGCCTTCCTCCTCGACAGGGAAGAGCCAACCCGCGTCATTGGGCGTTCGCGCGTGCCGCTCCTGTCGCCATCGGATGCCGAACGCGAAGGCTACGTGCCCAACGTCGTTTATACCTGCGGCGCGTTGGCCCATGCCGGGCGGCTCTTCATACCCTACGGTATCGCCGATAGCGCAGTGGGCTTTGCAAGCATCGAAATCGAGGAATTGTTGTCCTCGCTTAGCTGA
- a CDS encoding LysR family transcriptional regulator, whose protein sequence is MEHGDGAPELDINWDDVRVFLLVARLSSFRAASIESGVSVNALRRRIEALEHKINAVLLTRSAKGVELTEEGRKVEETAQAMLEQARALARLSSKSKRGLRATVRVGATEGLGAFWLVPRLVDLFERAPGIQVDFRNEMRVPDVSGLEVDIAVQLERPADEGLKVVRLGWLHVVLFASADYISRHGMIETSQDVPRHRFIEINAPQIQSGALKEELPDDDSRSFVALRVNTASAQVLAATHGAGVTALPTYAQLVTHKLHHVAREFSLKRDIWLCYHPSVVEFRHMRQAIDWIKSSFDQEKYPWFGEQYLSPDEIQHLAVKRGLGTLFSGFRDEHKL, encoded by the coding sequence ATGGAACACGGTGACGGAGCACCCGAGCTGGACATCAACTGGGATGACGTCCGCGTATTCCTGCTGGTTGCGCGCCTTTCCAGCTTCCGCGCGGCGTCCATCGAGAGCGGCGTGTCGGTCAACGCCCTGCGCCGGCGAATCGAAGCGCTCGAACACAAGATCAATGCCGTGCTGCTCACTCGGTCGGCCAAGGGAGTCGAACTCACCGAAGAGGGGCGTAAGGTAGAAGAGACGGCCCAGGCAATGCTGGAGCAAGCGCGTGCCCTGGCACGCCTATCCTCAAAGTCCAAGCGCGGCCTCAGAGCGACGGTGCGGGTAGGCGCGACGGAGGGACTCGGCGCGTTCTGGCTGGTTCCCCGGCTGGTTGATCTGTTTGAACGAGCTCCCGGCATACAGGTCGACTTCCGCAACGAGATGCGCGTACCCGACGTATCGGGTTTAGAGGTGGACATCGCAGTGCAGCTAGAGCGGCCGGCCGATGAGGGGCTGAAAGTCGTTCGCCTCGGTTGGCTTCACGTCGTCCTGTTCGCCTCGGCCGACTACATATCCCGCCACGGCATGATCGAAACGTCGCAGGACGTTCCCCGGCATCGCTTCATCGAGATCAATGCCCCGCAGATCCAGAGCGGGGCACTCAAGGAGGAATTGCCCGACGACGATAGCCGCAGCTTCGTCGCACTGCGGGTCAACACCGCTTCGGCGCAGGTGCTGGCGGCAACCCATGGGGCGGGGGTAACGGCGCTACCAACCTATGCCCAGCTGGTGACGCACAAGCTGCATCACGTCGCCCGGGAGTTTTCGCTGAAGCGGGACATCTGGCTCTGCTATCATCCAAGCGTTGTCGAGTTTCGACATATGCGCCAAGCCATCGACTGGATCAAATCGTCCTTCGACCAGGAAAAGTACCCTTGGTTCGGAGAGCAGTACCTTTCGCCCGACGAAATCCAGCATCTGGCAGTCAAGCGCGGGCTTGGTACCCTTTTTTCTGGCTTCCGGGACGAGCATAAGTTGTAG
- a CDS encoding glycosyltransferase produces the protein MTSENLITPVRHLALIGNFPPRKCGIATFTADLREALVSTNDDLRVSTVAVTDEGQTYAYPSMVGYEINQHEAGDYAAAADHINALNPDAVSIQHEFGIFGGEAGEYLLKLTERLRAPVVLTLHTVLVDPTPDQRRVMERLAEHAARLVVMTEMGRTILTREWNFPAEKIAVIPHGIPDVPFLDPAFQKHIFGLDGRKVALTFGLLSPNKGIENMIDALPALSRAHPDLVYVVLGATHPHLVARDGESYREHLQERADALGVTDHLMFVNEYVDAPILQAWLSAADIYVTPYLNEAQITSGTLSYAVGLGKAVVSTPYWHARELLADDRGALVPFGDPGALASTISDLLTDGARRDRLRSRAYDAGRQTIWPVVGRAYLDVFAEARGGTRAPTPISTLRAGRRAPASSSLTAVDRMMDGCGMLQHSRSTIPDRRHGYCLDDNARAMMLAVELKSEGIETERAARIADTCAAFVDSAWDEDRSTFRNFMNYRREWLEDIGSEDSRGRALWALGRVVESTNDHGLKLWATGLSEQVIPATAHLGSPRAAAFATLGLFSWLAVYPGHRPARQLLDTFAARLHELLREQRKPDWLWFEPVLAYDNARLPEALIRAGQHLGNEDMIADGLAALEWLAELQTSKEGHFRPVGTESFGKLYNRPLPFDQQPVDAWAMIEACTTAFDATGDSQWQRHAEAAFDWFLGRNDLGLRLATPNGGCYDGLQVDRVNLNQGAESILAFQFSVRAMRQLQRLNQGETREIVVARAGQ, from the coding sequence ATGACCAGCGAAAATCTCATCACCCCCGTAAGACACCTGGCCCTGATCGGGAACTTTCCACCGCGCAAGTGTGGTATCGCCACGTTTACCGCCGATTTGCGCGAGGCTCTGGTCTCAACCAACGATGATTTGCGGGTCAGCACGGTAGCCGTGACGGACGAGGGGCAGACATATGCTTATCCGTCCATGGTCGGCTATGAGATCAACCAGCACGAAGCTGGCGACTACGCGGCGGCGGCGGACCATATCAATGCGCTTAATCCCGACGCCGTTTCGATCCAGCACGAATTTGGCATCTTCGGCGGCGAAGCGGGTGAGTATCTCTTGAAGCTCACCGAACGGCTGCGGGCGCCAGTGGTATTGACGCTTCACACTGTGCTCGTCGATCCGACTCCCGACCAGCGGCGGGTCATGGAGCGCCTTGCCGAGCATGCGGCTCGGCTGGTGGTGATGACGGAGATGGGCCGCACGATCTTGACGCGTGAATGGAATTTCCCGGCAGAGAAGATCGCAGTCATTCCGCATGGAATTCCGGACGTTCCCTTCCTCGACCCGGCATTCCAGAAACACATTTTCGGTCTCGATGGCCGAAAGGTGGCGCTGACCTTCGGTCTTCTTTCGCCCAACAAGGGCATCGAGAACATGATCGATGCCTTGCCTGCCCTCTCCCGCGCGCACCCCGACCTCGTCTACGTCGTGCTCGGCGCGACGCATCCCCATCTGGTCGCCCGTGATGGCGAGTCTTACCGCGAGCATTTACAGGAACGCGCGGACGCGCTCGGCGTCACCGATCACCTGATGTTCGTCAACGAATATGTCGATGCGCCCATCCTGCAAGCATGGCTTTCAGCGGCGGACATCTACGTCACTCCCTATCTGAACGAGGCGCAGATCACCTCGGGTACGTTGTCCTATGCGGTTGGCCTCGGCAAGGCGGTGGTTTCCACGCCTTACTGGCATGCTCGCGAGCTGCTGGCCGACGACCGTGGCGCTCTGGTCCCGTTTGGCGATCCAGGAGCATTGGCTTCGACGATCAGTGATCTCCTCACCGACGGCGCTCGCCGCGATCGTCTGCGTAGTCGCGCCTATGACGCAGGTCGGCAGACGATCTGGCCGGTGGTTGGGCGTGCCTATCTCGACGTGTTCGCCGAGGCCCGAGGGGGAACGCGCGCACCGACGCCGATCAGCACCCTGAGGGCGGGTCGCCGCGCTCCGGCCTCTTCCTCGCTCACGGCTGTCGATCGGATGATGGACGGTTGCGGCATGCTGCAACACAGCCGTTCCACCATTCCCGATCGACGCCATGGCTACTGCCTTGACGACAACGCCCGCGCCATGATGCTGGCAGTGGAACTGAAATCGGAAGGGATCGAGACCGAGCGCGCGGCTCGCATCGCCGATACATGCGCCGCCTTCGTGGATTCAGCCTGGGACGAAGATCGTTCTACTTTCCGCAACTTTATGAATTACCGGCGCGAGTGGCTGGAAGACATCGGCTCGGAAGACAGCCGCGGGCGGGCTCTATGGGCTCTGGGCCGTGTTGTAGAGAGCACCAATGATCACGGGCTCAAACTGTGGGCAACAGGTCTTTCCGAGCAGGTTATACCGGCAACCGCCCATCTCGGTAGCCCGCGCGCGGCCGCCTTCGCGACGCTGGGCCTCTTCAGCTGGTTGGCAGTCTATCCCGGTCATCGCCCAGCCCGACAGCTGCTCGACACGTTCGCGGCGCGTTTGCACGAACTCTTGCGAGAACAGAGAAAGCCGGACTGGCTTTGGTTCGAGCCGGTGCTCGCCTATGACAATGCTCGTCTACCGGAGGCACTGATCCGCGCCGGCCAGCATCTTGGAAATGAGGATATGATCGCCGATGGCTTGGCGGCGCTCGAGTGGCTGGCCGAACTTCAGACCAGCAAGGAAGGCCACTTCCGCCCCGTGGGAACGGAGAGCTTTGGCAAACTCTATAACCGCCCGCTCCCCTTCGACCAGCAGCCGGTCGATGCCTGGGCCATGATCGAGGCCTGCACGACCGCCTTCGACGCCACAGGCGACTCCCAGTGGCAGCGTCATGCGGAAGCCGCTTTCGACTGGTTCCTCGGCCGCAACGATCTCGGCTTGCGCCTCGCCACACCGAACGGCGGCTGCTACGACGGTTTGCAGGTTGATCGCGTCAACCTCAACCAGGGAGCGGAATCCATTCTCGCCTTCCAGTTCTCTGTCCGTGCCATGCGGCAGCTCCAGCGGCTCAACCAGGGTGAGACGCGGGAAATAGTCGTCGCGAGGGCTGGCCAATGA
- a CDS encoding sensor histidine kinase, with translation MMQTSNEKTLQRLIDDLRQRVTEAEETLAAIRDGSVDAVVVGGEGKDEVLVIGDDVSAFRNFMEVMEPGAVAVDSAGRLLYANARFRQIFNEDWDSLKGKPLSGILPGSAAQIVDKLIGYDDHDAAPVSVSFLERGVERNYLVSARPVHLGTVRGFAVTFSDLTERVRAEAAERAQRVANAIIASASEAVIVCDRTLTITHANFAAEALSTEKLIGARLDTAIPLKFPDATGILEIGELVESSLSGTPLRSIEAFAPLSPGARDVLVSAAALNISDDEPEGCVLTLVDLSQRKKDERQMHLLMRELDHRVKNTLALVLSISKRTAASEETLVGFQGSFSGRIEALAATHNLLASASWESLSLRQIFGAEVLPYAETSGDRINITGPDLSLFPRAAIAIGLIFHELATNATKYGALSGETGSVNLVIHPKTDSPFIEVTWVEKDGPPVKSFSRKGFGHTVIARSLSYSPHGGTTLDFEPTGVICHIRIPISDVA, from the coding sequence ATGATGCAGACGTCCAACGAGAAGACCCTGCAGCGCCTCATCGATGACCTTCGGCAACGCGTGACCGAGGCCGAGGAGACGCTGGCGGCCATCCGTGACGGGAGCGTCGACGCCGTTGTGGTCGGAGGCGAAGGCAAGGACGAAGTCCTTGTCATCGGCGATGACGTATCGGCATTCCGCAACTTCATGGAGGTCATGGAACCAGGCGCCGTTGCCGTCGATTCCGCCGGTCGGCTTCTCTACGCCAACGCTCGTTTCCGCCAGATCTTCAATGAAGACTGGGATAGCCTGAAAGGTAAGCCCCTTTCAGGGATACTCCCCGGATCGGCCGCGCAGATAGTCGACAAACTGATCGGCTATGACGATCATGATGCAGCGCCGGTGTCTGTCTCGTTCCTCGAACGGGGCGTGGAACGTAATTATCTCGTTTCGGCGCGCCCGGTTCATCTTGGAACCGTGCGAGGCTTCGCCGTCACCTTTTCCGACCTGACCGAGCGCGTCCGCGCCGAGGCCGCCGAAAGAGCCCAGCGAGTGGCGAATGCGATCATCGCATCGGCGAGCGAAGCGGTCATCGTCTGCGACCGTACACTGACCATCACCCACGCCAATTTCGCCGCTGAGGCGCTGTCGACGGAAAAGCTGATCGGCGCCCGGCTCGACACAGCCATTCCTCTCAAATTTCCCGACGCCACCGGCATCCTGGAGATCGGCGAGCTGGTCGAGTCATCTCTCAGCGGAACGCCGCTTCGCAGCATCGAAGCCTTCGCTCCCCTATCGCCGGGCGCGCGCGACGTTCTCGTCAGCGCCGCCGCGCTCAACATTTCCGACGACGAGCCCGAAGGGTGTGTTCTGACGCTAGTTGACCTTTCCCAGCGCAAAAAAGACGAACGGCAGATGCATCTGCTGATGCGCGAACTCGACCATCGCGTCAAGAACACCCTGGCGTTGGTGCTGTCGATCAGCAAGCGCACCGCCGCCAGCGAAGAGACGCTGGTGGGTTTTCAAGGCTCGTTCAGTGGGCGCATTGAAGCACTGGCCGCCACTCACAATCTGCTTGCCAGCGCCTCATGGGAAAGCCTTTCGTTGCGCCAGATCTTCGGGGCCGAGGTTTTGCCCTATGCGGAAACCAGCGGCGATCGCATCAACATCACCGGTCCCGATCTCAGCCTCTTTCCACGCGCGGCGATCGCAATCGGCCTGATATTCCATGAACTTGCGACCAATGCGACCAAGTATGGCGCACTATCCGGGGAGACAGGGTCGGTTAATCTCGTGATCCATCCCAAGACGGATTCACCCTTCATCGAAGTGACCTGGGTAGAAAAAGACGGGCCACCGGTGAAGTCATTCTCCCGGAAAGGCTTTGGCCATACGGTCATCGCACGCAGTCTCTCCTATTCGCCACATGGCGGCACGACGCTCGATTTCGAGCCGACCGGTGTGATCTGCCATATCCGGATTCCGATCTCGGACGTGGCCTGA
- the kaiC gene encoding circadian clock protein KaiC, producing MSDSGLPMKSIAKSATGISGFDDLTLGGLPTGRPTLVCGTAGCGKTLFAATFLVHGARELDEPGVFVSFEERPSDIVDNVASLGFDLDTLINAGKVVIEHIEVDPSEVAEIGDYDLEGLFLRLELAIDSIGAKRVVLDTIESLFSAFTNQAVLRAEIRRLFDWLKDRGLTTVITGERGDGALTRQGLEEYVSDCVLLLDHRVHNQISTRRLRIVKYRGSSHGTNEYPFLIDQGGFSVLPVTSLGLTHRVFNERVSSGVPDLDGMLSGGGFHRGSSILISGVAGSGKSSLAASFVDAACKAGQRALYFSFEESQEQMVRNMRSLGIDLGTHFAAGQLKYVAARPTFYSLEMHLALMLRDVIAFRPDIFVLDPLSAFAETGDRSEVHAMLLRIVDFLKSEGVTGVLTHLTQSGKTVIETDSGLSSLMDAWILLLNRESNGEFNRELYLLKARGLSHSNQVREFVMDNDGIHLLLPYTGQGSALTGAARRVAEAEESRLERQREMEAEKAQQMIEQRRRRTMAQIEILRSELEADEAELRGAILMEADRRAQIETQEDEMRKSRGSI from the coding sequence ATGTCTGACAGCGGACTCCCGATGAAATCCATTGCCAAGTCTGCGACTGGTATCTCCGGCTTCGACGACCTCACACTCGGGGGGCTTCCGACGGGACGGCCGACTCTGGTCTGCGGTACCGCTGGCTGTGGCAAAACGCTTTTCGCAGCGACGTTCCTTGTTCATGGCGCGCGCGAGCTCGACGAGCCCGGCGTTTTCGTGAGCTTCGAGGAGCGGCCGAGCGACATCGTCGACAACGTCGCTTCGCTCGGCTTCGATCTCGATACCCTCATCAATGCGGGAAAGGTCGTCATCGAGCACATCGAAGTCGACCCGTCGGAAGTGGCGGAGATCGGCGACTACGACCTCGAAGGTTTATTCCTTCGCCTCGAACTCGCCATCGACTCGATCGGCGCAAAGCGTGTGGTGCTCGATACGATCGAGAGCCTTTTCTCGGCGTTCACCAACCAAGCGGTCTTGCGCGCGGAGATCCGCCGCCTGTTCGACTGGCTCAAGGATCGCGGCCTGACCACGGTCATCACCGGCGAGCGAGGCGATGGAGCGCTGACCCGCCAAGGACTGGAAGAATATGTCTCGGACTGCGTGCTGCTGCTGGACCATCGGGTTCACAATCAGATCTCGACGCGCCGCCTGAGGATCGTCAAGTATCGTGGCTCCAGCCACGGCACCAACGAATATCCCTTCCTGATCGATCAGGGAGGTTTTTCGGTCTTGCCGGTAACCTCGCTTGGTCTCACTCATCGCGTATTCAATGAGCGAGTGAGTTCGGGTGTTCCAGACCTCGACGGCATGCTCAGTGGTGGCGGATTTCATCGCGGGTCGAGCATACTCATCTCGGGTGTAGCCGGTTCGGGCAAGTCATCGCTTGCGGCGAGCTTTGTGGATGCTGCCTGTAAGGCAGGTCAAAGAGCTCTTTACTTCTCCTTTGAGGAATCTCAGGAGCAGATGGTCCGCAACATGCGTTCGCTGGGCATCGACCTCGGAACGCACTTCGCCGCTGGACAGCTGAAATACGTGGCCGCACGTCCAACGTTCTACAGTCTGGAGATGCATCTCGCGCTGATGCTTCGGGACGTAATAGCTTTCCGGCCGGACATTTTCGTCCTTGATCCACTTTCAGCCTTTGCGGAAACGGGCGACCGCTCGGAAGTGCACGCCATGTTGCTTCGCATCGTCGACTTCCTGAAGTCGGAAGGCGTAACCGGCGTCCTAACCCATCTCACCCAAAGCGGGAAAACAGTGATCGAAACCGACTCCGGGCTGTCCTCATTGATGGACGCCTGGATTCTGCTTCTCAACCGAGAGTCCAATGGAGAGTTCAACCGCGAACTCTATCTTCTTAAAGCGCGAGGCCTCAGCCATTCCAACCAAGTCCGCGAATTCGTAATGGACAATGATGGAATCCACCTTCTCTTGCCATACACGGGCCAGGGCAGTGCATTAACCGGGGCGGCGCGGCGCGTGGCCGAGGCTGAGGAAAGCCGTCTTGAGCGGCAGCGCGAGATGGAAGCAGAAAAGGCGCAGCAGATGATCGAACAGCGGCGGCGTCGGACAATGGCACAGATCGAAATCCTCCGTTCGGAGCTCGAAGCGGACGAAGCGGAACTGCGAGGAGCCATTTTGATGGAAGCCGACCGCCGCGCACAGATTGAAACGCAAGAAGACGAGATGCGCAAATCTCGCGGCAGCATATAA
- a CDS encoding helix-turn-helix domain-containing protein, producing MEPNAVKKKIPNPADVHVGTRIRMRRMILGISQEKLGTVLGVTFQQVQKYEKGATRVGAGRLLEIANYLGVPVSYFFETAVFEALEARGPNGEMIAVTNEFDQFVRSSEGIKLNSAFLGINDPAVRRHLLDLVVSMSRTGQDS from the coding sequence ATGGAGCCTAACGCCGTTAAAAAGAAAATACCGAACCCCGCGGACGTTCATGTCGGGACTCGAATCCGCATGCGGCGCATGATCTTGGGTATCTCCCAGGAAAAGCTCGGGACGGTACTCGGCGTCACCTTCCAGCAGGTCCAGAAATACGAAAAAGGGGCTACACGCGTCGGGGCCGGGCGTCTGTTGGAAATTGCCAACTACCTTGGCGTACCGGTAAGCTACTTTTTCGAAACCGCCGTGTTCGAAGCTCTTGAGGCACGCGGGCCGAACGGCGAGATGATCGCGGTGACCAACGAATTCGATCAGTTTGTGAGAAGCTCGGAAGGCATTAAACTCAATAGCGCTTTCCTCGGTATCAACGATCCGGCCGTGCGTCGGCATTTGCTCGACCTGGTCGTCTCCATGTCACGCACCGGTCAGGACAGCTGA
- a CDS encoding GNAT family N-acetyltransferase codes for MRIYRRNPDTILAIGRGAWREQAGNGPLGFVCLLPLNQDGLDALFDGRMDTGAPEDRFIARQWERPAAIYFWGIYISPAIAGGISLIMERLTSDKFRGLPVFCKAANDKARCLFESIGFTMGARHGGIYAQGIMTCRRLTDEERRSEFDHPPAPYDTWRPNTSGLSGRSDTIGITVVHDVNQLLMVHAIRAATYLAEQSIPFAEDVDGNDLTATHLLGFVGDEPAGCLRIRYFAGFVKLERLAVLPRFRKSRMALKLVKAGIELCRTKGYTRFYGQTAASVAPIWRHFGFVLRQGDGINYLTNETYYEADLVVPPAEDALSPDSGAVVLVRPEGQWDRPGILERVSGDQ; via the coding sequence ATGCGCATTTATAGGCGCAATCCCGACACGATCCTGGCCATCGGCCGGGGGGCTTGGCGCGAACAGGCCGGTAACGGGCCGCTCGGCTTCGTGTGTCTCTTACCCCTCAACCAGGACGGGCTTGATGCTCTGTTCGATGGTCGCATGGACACGGGTGCCCCCGAGGACCGCTTCATCGCACGCCAGTGGGAAAGGCCTGCCGCCATCTATTTCTGGGGCATCTATATCTCCCCAGCGATCGCCGGCGGTATTTCGCTCATCATGGAGCGTCTGACATCGGACAAGTTCCGCGGCTTGCCGGTGTTCTGCAAGGCGGCCAATGACAAGGCGCGCTGTCTGTTCGAGAGCATTGGCTTTACGATGGGTGCCCGACACGGCGGCATCTATGCACAGGGTATCATGACTTGCCGACGTCTGACGGATGAGGAGCGGCGTAGCGAGTTCGATCACCCGCCCGCCCCCTATGATACCTGGCGTCCCAATACCTCTGGATTATCCGGACGGTCGGATACCATTGGCATCACCGTCGTCCACGACGTCAACCAGCTCTTGATGGTCCACGCGATCCGGGCGGCGACCTACCTCGCCGAACAGTCCATTCCGTTCGCTGAAGACGTCGACGGCAATGATCTCACGGCGACGCACTTGCTCGGCTTCGTGGGCGACGAGCCCGCCGGTTGCCTGCGCATTCGCTACTTCGCCGGCTTCGTCAAACTGGAACGGCTGGCCGTGTTGCCGCGCTTTCGCAAGAGCCGGATGGCTCTGAAGCTGGTGAAAGCCGGCATCGAACTCTGCCGCACCAAGGGCTACACCCGATTCTACGGCCAGACCGCGGCGAGTGTTGCTCCCATCTGGCGGCACTTCGGCTTCGTTCTGCGCCAAGGCGACGGCATCAACTATCTGACGAACGAAACCTATTACGAGGCCGATCTTGTCGTGCCGCCGGCTGAGGATGCGCTTTCACCGGATTCCGGTGCGGTTGTGCTCGTCCGCCCGGAGGGACAGTGGGACCGGCCCGGCATCCTGGAAAGAGTATCGGGTGATCAATGA
- a CDS encoding circadian clock KaiB family protein yields the protein MSTENATLRKLTLYVAGETPKSLSAISNLERICREHLPGKYQIEVIDLKKNPQLAREHKIVAIPTLVRELPVPIRKIIGDLSDEQKVLINLKIE from the coding sequence ATGTCGACGGAAAACGCCACCTTGCGCAAGCTGACCCTTTACGTCGCTGGCGAAACCCCGAAGTCCCTGTCGGCTATCTCGAACCTCGAGCGCATTTGTCGCGAACATCTGCCAGGCAAGTATCAGATCGAAGTCATCGATCTTAAGAAGAACCCGCAGCTTGCTCGCGAGCACAAGATCGTAGCTATCCCCACTCTGGTTCGAGAGTTACCCGTTCCAATTCGCAAGATCATTGGCGACCTTTCCGATGAGCAAAAAGTCCTCATCAACCTCAAGATCGAATGA